From a region of the Candidatus Gracilibacteria bacterium genome:
- a CDS encoding type Z 30S ribosomal protein S14 yields the protein MARKSKIAKSQKLKKKFLQAIADGRKPTNATKVFNTCSVCGRTRGYLGNFDLCRICFREKANAGELPGVRKSSW from the coding sequence GTGGCTAGAAAATCAAAGATTGCAAAATCTCAAAAACTGAAAAAGAAATTCCTTCAAGCAATAGCTGATGGAAGAAAACCTACGAATGCTACAAAAGTATTTAATACTTGTAGTGTATGTGGGAGAACAAGAGGATACCTAGGTAACTTCGATTTATGTAGAATTTGTTTTAGAGAAAAAGCAAACGCAGGTGAACTTCCAGGAGTTCGAAAATCAAGTTGGTAA
- the rplE gene encoding 50S ribosomal protein L5, producing MTLKETYTKEIVPKLKESLKCENIMEVPKLEKVVLNMGIGTYIRTGNKDYSVLQEHLALIAGQAPIVKHAKKAISNFKLRAGMPVGLTVTLRGDAMYTFLDKLINVVLPRVRDFRGVSPKSFDKEGNYNFGIREHTIFPEVPQDDVVKNHGIQITVKTTAKSKEAGKELLSQMGFPFAK from the coding sequence ACACTAAAGAGATTGTTCCAAAATTAAAAGAATCTCTTAAATGCGAAAATATAATGGAGGTTCCAAAACTTGAAAAAGTTGTTCTTAATATGGGTATTGGTACATATATTAGAACTGGAAATAAAGACTACAGTGTTCTTCAAGAACATTTAGCTCTTATAGCTGGTCAAGCTCCTATTGTGAAACATGCTAAAAAAGCAATATCAAACTTTAAACTAAGAGCTGGAATGCCAGTTGGTTTAACAGTAACACTTCGAGGCGATGCAATGTACACTTTTCTTGATAAACTTATAAATGTAGTTTTACCAAGAGTACGTGATTTCCGTTGAGTAAGTCCAAAGTCGTTTGATAAAGAGGGGAATTATAACTTTGGTATACGAGAACATACAATTTTTCCAGAAGTACCACAAGATGATGTTGTAAAAAACCACGGTATACAAATTACTGTAAAGACTACAGCTAAATCTAAAGAAGCTGGAAAAGAGCTTCTCTCACAAATGGGATTCCCATTTGCGAAGTAA